The Cervus elaphus chromosome 12, mCerEla1.1, whole genome shotgun sequence genome includes a region encoding these proteins:
- the NRL gene encoding neural retina-specific leucine zipper protein has translation MALPPSPLAMEYVNDFDLMKFEVKREPSEGRSGPPTASLGSTPYSSVPPSPTFSEPGMVGPTEGTRPGLEELYWLATLQQQLGAGEALGLSPEEAVELLQGQSPVPVEGPHAYYPGSPEETGAQHAQLAERFSDAALVSMSVRELNRQLRGCGRDEALRLKQRRRTLKNRGYAQACRSKRLQQRRGLEAERARLATQLDALRAEVARLARERDLYKARCELLAPSGLGPEATPTSSSEPLATEWWSRWAGGAHHPGGGCAIH, from the exons ATGGCACTGCCTCCCAGTCCCCTGGCCATGGAATATGTTAATGACTTTGACTTGATGAAGTTTGAGGTAAAGCGGGAGCCCTCAGAGGGGCGATCTGGCCCCCCGACAGCCTCACTGGGCTCCACCCCCTACAGCTCAGTGCCTCCTTCACCCACCTTCAGTGAGCCAGGCATGGTGGGGCCCACTGAGGGCACCCGGCCAGGCCTGGAGGAGCTGTACTGGCTGGCCACCCTGCAACagcagctgggggctggggaggcgcTGGGGCTAAGTCCCGAGGAGGCTGTGGAACTGCTGCAGGGTCAGAGCCCAGTCCCTGTTGAAGGGCCCCATGCCTACTACCCAGGGAGCCCAGAGGAGACAGGAGCCCAGCATGCCCAG CTGGCCGAGCGGTTTTCCGACGCGGCGCTCGTATCGATGTCTGTGCGGGAGCTAAACCGACAGCTGCGGGGCTGCGGGCGCGACGAGGCGCTGCGGCTGAAGCAGAGGCGCCGCACGCTGAAGAACCGCGGGTACGCGCAGGCCTGTCGGTCCAAGCGACTGCAACAGCGGCGGGGGCTGGAGGCGGAGCGCGCCCGCCTGGCCACCCAGCTGGACGCGCTGCGGGCGGAAGTGGCTCGCCTGGCTAGGGAACGCGACCTCTACAAGGCTCGCTGTGAACTGCTGGCCCCGAGTGGCCTGGGGCCAGAGGCCACGCCCACCTCTTCCTCTGAGCCCCTGGCCACCGAGTGGTGGAGTCGGTGGGCGGGCGGTGCGCATCACCCGGGAGGCGGCTGTGCCATTCACTAG